A window from Vulcanimicrobium alpinum encodes these proteins:
- a CDS encoding prepilin-type N-terminal cleavage/methylation domain-containing protein, giving the protein MHSTSTGERGFALLEVVLCVAVLALAAAATAGAFAALARNASPPAARDAALMVAENALVRARAAIAYASSPSADASTLLADRSWGLVPGETDYVAGAELRAPLACGDANVHALRLPVATTYDAAAERFTVVVTYPRDPCRPDASGTVAAGDALTLTAGETLPPSVYPPGATVYRDVATPARM; this is encoded by the coding sequence GTGCATTCTACCTCAACGGGTGAGCGCGGCTTCGCGCTGCTCGAAGTCGTGCTCTGCGTTGCGGTGCTCGCGCTGGCCGCCGCTGCGACCGCCGGCGCGTTCGCCGCGCTGGCGCGCAACGCATCGCCGCCCGCCGCGCGCGACGCCGCCCTCATGGTGGCGGAGAACGCCCTCGTGCGCGCACGCGCGGCGATCGCGTACGCGTCGTCACCGTCCGCCGACGCGAGCACGCTGCTCGCGGACCGTTCGTGGGGTCTGGTTCCGGGCGAGACCGACTACGTCGCGGGCGCCGAACTGCGGGCCCCGCTCGCCTGCGGCGACGCGAACGTGCACGCGCTGCGGCTTCCGGTCGCGACGACGTACGATGCCGCGGCGGAACGGTTCACCGTCGTCGTTACCTATCCGCGCGATCCGTGCCGGCCGGACGCGAGCGGCACGGTCGCCGCCGGCGATGCGCTGACCCTCACCGCCGGCGAGACGCTCCCGCCGTCGGTCTATCCGCCGGGAGCGACCGTGTATCGCGACGTCGCGACGCCGGCGCGGATGTAG
- a CDS encoding transketolase, with the protein MDSLTPKRLVELQTHANDVRQGIVRSLLAAGSGHSAGSLDMADVFTALYFHVLRHDPANPEWPERDRLLLSCGHIAPVRYSAMAYAGYFPVEELLTLRRFGTRLQGHPERVSLPGLETTSGPLGEGLAQGTGMALAAKMDGKDGRVYVVTSDAEHQCGLHFEAMMTAPKFKLDNLTCIVDRNFIQIDGSTEDVMPLEPLADKYRAFNWDVHECDGNDISAFIETEARARRIAGKPHVIIAHTVPGKGVSFMEGDYLWHGKPPKADEAAAALRELTAGREALTAHV; encoded by the coding sequence ATGGATTCGCTTACGCCGAAGCGCCTGGTCGAGCTGCAGACGCATGCGAACGATGTCCGTCAGGGCATCGTTCGCTCGCTTCTCGCCGCCGGGTCGGGTCACTCCGCGGGATCGCTCGACATGGCGGACGTCTTCACCGCCCTCTACTTTCACGTGCTCCGCCACGATCCGGCGAATCCCGAGTGGCCGGAGCGCGACCGGCTCCTGCTCTCGTGCGGGCACATCGCGCCGGTGCGCTACAGCGCGATGGCGTACGCCGGCTACTTCCCAGTCGAGGAATTACTGACGCTGCGGCGGTTCGGCACGCGCCTGCAGGGGCATCCGGAACGGGTGAGCCTGCCGGGACTGGAGACGACGTCGGGCCCGCTGGGCGAAGGTCTCGCGCAAGGCACCGGGATGGCGCTCGCCGCGAAGATGGACGGCAAGGACGGGCGCGTCTACGTCGTCACCTCCGACGCCGAGCACCAGTGCGGTCTGCACTTCGAAGCGATGATGACCGCACCGAAGTTCAAGCTCGACAACCTCACCTGCATCGTCGATCGCAATTTCATCCAGATCGACGGGAGCACCGAGGACGTGATGCCGCTCGAGCCGCTCGCCGACAAATACCGCGCGTTCAACTGGGACGTGCACGAATGCGACGGCAACGACATCAGCGCGTTCATCGAGACCGAAGCACGAGCTCGCCGCATCGCGGGAAAGCCGCACGTCATCATCGCGCACACCGTCCCCGGCAAGGGCGTCTCCTTCATGGAGGGCGACTACCTGTGGCACGGCAAGCCGCCGAAGGCGGACGAAGCCGCAGCCGCGCTGCGCGAGCTCACCGCCGGCCGTGAAGCGCTGACGGCGCATGTCTAG
- a CDS encoding transketolase family protein yields MSSTQSPPAPAAMHLVDYTNPEAVKQVPTRNGFGEGLIEAGRRDPAVIAICADLAESTRMEPFKNAFPDRYIEIGVAEQMLVAMAAGLAAAGKIPFIASYAMFNPGRSWEQVRTTMALNQTNVKIAGAHAGVSVGPDGATHQAIEDIAIMRVIPKMTVVVPCDAVQTKKATLAVAAAWGPTYLRFGRAESAVVTTDETPFELGVAQTLRAGTDVAIVACGILVYDALLAAEELAKDGIAARVVNNHTIRPMDEAAIVAAARDCGAVVTVEEHQVHGGMGSRVAEILAARHPVPIEFIGVHDRFGQSGSPHELIAEYAMDASSIAAAARRAVQRKAALRGSLL; encoded by the coding sequence ATGTCTAGCACGCAGAGTCCGCCGGCGCCGGCCGCCATGCACCTGGTCGACTACACGAATCCCGAGGCCGTCAAGCAGGTTCCCACGCGCAACGGCTTCGGTGAAGGGCTGATCGAGGCGGGACGGCGCGATCCGGCGGTGATCGCGATCTGCGCCGACCTCGCCGAGTCGACGCGCATGGAGCCGTTCAAGAACGCGTTTCCCGACCGCTACATCGAGATCGGCGTCGCCGAACAGATGCTCGTCGCGATGGCGGCCGGGCTGGCGGCGGCGGGGAAGATCCCGTTCATCGCCAGTTACGCGATGTTCAACCCGGGACGGTCGTGGGAACAAGTCCGCACGACGATGGCGCTCAACCAGACGAACGTCAAGATCGCGGGCGCGCATGCCGGCGTCTCGGTCGGCCCCGACGGCGCGACGCATCAGGCGATCGAAGACATCGCGATCATGCGCGTCATCCCCAAGATGACGGTCGTCGTCCCGTGCGATGCGGTGCAGACGAAGAAAGCGACGCTCGCGGTCGCTGCCGCCTGGGGCCCGACGTATCTGCGCTTCGGGCGCGCGGAGTCGGCGGTCGTCACCACCGACGAGACGCCGTTCGAACTGGGCGTCGCGCAGACGCTCCGTGCCGGCACCGACGTCGCGATCGTCGCATGCGGGATCCTCGTCTACGACGCGCTGCTCGCGGCGGAGGAGCTCGCGAAGGACGGCATCGCGGCGCGCGTCGTCAACAACCACACGATCCGCCCGATGGACGAGGCGGCGATCGTCGCCGCGGCGCGCGACTGCGGCGCCGTCGTCACCGTCGAGGAGCATCAGGTCCACGGCGGGATGGGCTCGCGCGTCGCCGAGATCCTCGCCGCCCGGCATCCCGTTCCGATCGAGTTCATCGGCGTGCACGACCGCTTCGGTCAATCCGGTTCACCGCACGAGCTGATCGCCGAGTACGCGATGGACGCGTCATCGATCGCCGCTGCTGCGCGGCGCGCCGTGCAGCGCAAAGCCGCGCTGAGAGGGTCCCTGCTCTGA
- the manB gene encoding hypothetical protein (converts mannose-6-phosphate to mannose-1-phosphate; the resulting product is then converted to GDP-mannose by ManC which is then used in the synthesis of mannose-containing glycoconjugates that are important for mediating entry into host cells), translating into MPNAFDTSIFKSYDVRGIVGSQLTPEVAYLIGRAFVQALGRTNICIGRDMRPSGEAMLEALTRGATDAGADVTQIGLISTDALYFAVGHYGFDGGMMITASHNPAEYNGLKFCREQAQAISLDTGLGEVRDLAVSGAFTDAKRKGTVSHREVLDDFGRHCVSFIRDPAKVKPYTIAIDAGNGMAGLTVPYVFKYLPQVKVVPLFFELDGTFPNHPASPIEDENKLDLRRAVLERHCDLGAAFDGDADRMFIVDERGGFPDGSIVTAAVGVATLKKYPGSKILYNLICSRSVPEAIEKHGGIPVRSQVGHSLIKPEMREQNIPFGGEHSGHFYFRENWFADSGMIALMQCLDLFSEEGETITEAIAPYNTRFRSGEINTKVADADAKMREIAARFSDGTIDHLDGVTVEYPNWWLNVRKSNTEPLLRLNVEGDTKELMERGRDAALAVIAG; encoded by the coding sequence ATGCCCAACGCGTTCGACACCTCGATCTTCAAGAGCTACGACGTCCGCGGGATCGTCGGCTCCCAACTCACTCCCGAGGTGGCGTATCTCATCGGCCGCGCGTTCGTTCAGGCGCTGGGGCGCACGAACATCTGCATCGGGCGCGACATGCGTCCGTCGGGCGAAGCGATGCTCGAAGCGCTCACCCGCGGCGCGACCGACGCCGGCGCCGACGTCACGCAGATCGGGTTGATCTCGACCGACGCGCTCTATTTCGCCGTGGGGCACTATGGGTTCGACGGCGGCATGATGATCACCGCATCGCACAATCCCGCCGAATACAACGGCCTGAAGTTCTGCCGCGAGCAGGCGCAGGCGATCTCGCTCGATACGGGACTCGGCGAGGTGCGCGATCTCGCCGTCTCGGGCGCGTTCACCGACGCGAAGCGCAAAGGAACCGTGTCGCACCGCGAGGTGCTCGACGACTTCGGCCGACACTGCGTTTCCTTCATCCGCGACCCCGCGAAGGTGAAGCCCTACACGATCGCGATCGACGCCGGCAACGGCATGGCCGGGCTCACCGTTCCGTACGTCTTCAAGTATCTGCCGCAAGTGAAGGTCGTCCCGCTCTTCTTCGAACTCGACGGCACGTTCCCGAACCACCCGGCATCGCCGATCGAGGACGAGAACAAGCTCGATCTGCGGCGTGCGGTGCTCGAACGTCACTGCGATCTCGGCGCGGCCTTCGACGGCGACGCCGACCGGATGTTCATCGTCGACGAACGGGGCGGCTTTCCGGACGGAAGCATCGTCACGGCGGCGGTGGGCGTCGCGACGCTCAAGAAATATCCCGGCTCGAAGATCCTCTACAACCTGATCTGCTCGCGCAGCGTCCCCGAAGCGATCGAGAAGCACGGCGGGATTCCCGTGCGATCGCAGGTCGGGCACTCGCTGATCAAGCCCGAGATGCGCGAGCAGAACATCCCCTTCGGCGGCGAGCACAGCGGGCATTTCTACTTCCGCGAGAACTGGTTCGCCGACTCCGGAATGATCGCGCTCATGCAGTGCCTCGACCTCTTCAGCGAAGAGGGGGAGACGATCACCGAGGCGATCGCGCCCTACAACACGCGCTTCCGCTCGGGCGAGATCAACACCAAGGTCGCCGACGCCGACGCGAAGATGCGCGAGATCGCCGCGCGCTTCAGCGACGGGACGATCGATCACCTCGACGGCGTGACGGTAGAGTACCCGAACTGGTGGCTCAACGTGCGCAAGTCGAACACCGAGCCGCTGCTGCGCCTCAACGTTGAGGGCGACACGAAGGAACTGATGGAGCGCGGACGCGACGCGGCGCTCGCGGTGATCGCCGGCTGA
- a CDS encoding dynamin family protein — protein sequence MTDPLEAYRAARDDVADCLAELRTIVAAAADQRHDADSDDAALERTIARLRDGRFVLAVVGEFSSGKSFLLNALLGKVQFDERAGSRRITGLLATDINPSTATITELQYAAEESATAIYPGGREERIPLGRLARFVAVGEEAKLHDATGDESGAPELVRVTVDSPFLQSGFVVADTPGLASINPAHRRATLRYLPGADSVLYLIDTQQPFTEGDASFLGIVRRYIESVFIVQTKIDLWRMREGSANGEARETWQAAAQRIVAQTALHAPGTPVFPLSAREYAEGLLAHDDALIAQSRFREFLAALDASLVATTGRSRLRRAAAEARRIATHAADAFAFEAAACEMPAAALRLRRDAIAPVLDAFDAAAHAGQERLHDAGTTLAAATRAQGAQMRAALARTLLRAFDTADVARLRDRAKLHILVDDVLATAVGRFAADIAELVAKRLRHDARAASTDVVGAARAADAEGALTLLLDAVAAERLPVTESAAAAFGADPASGAWSSDLETGIRSSIVLGALGGPAVGFVDAIATRFASGPPGTYMKRELLADLEGGIAAAFDADLGAYVDRIAERIAAIAASLATRVAALAPRVRVESLGPLERALASHAAGADRAAAARDARARAGEVHALATRIETRTEAFARTSRVGRAELADPAVPLDPAAGRAQVAVEHRFDPSTYEHGLHPERWRVALLGAFKRGKSSLINAIAGARVLPDEGSDVEMHFPVHVRYGPENKAYALGDDAGWNAIPLGDALEAATRTPVLIETPWSLPRQLVLVHAPAFDSGFPLAPEIARAAASAASEVVALFSRQLSDRELELYGRVAETGKAMTFVHTMADHEDAAERRNVVMLADRYLRERGIAPQRTFTISTLEFREAQAAGRAPAGWNELIALRSTLEGHAEEHMARLERAERDRAERERLAASRPVQEQATERRSFLGRLFGGR from the coding sequence GTGACCGACCCGCTCGAAGCCTACCGGGCAGCCCGCGACGACGTCGCGGACTGCCTGGCCGAGCTTCGCACCATCGTCGCCGCCGCGGCGGACCAGCGGCACGACGCCGACTCCGACGACGCCGCCCTGGAACGCACGATCGCACGCCTGCGTGACGGTCGCTTCGTCCTCGCCGTCGTCGGTGAATTCTCGAGCGGCAAATCGTTTCTGCTCAACGCGCTGCTCGGCAAGGTGCAATTCGACGAGCGCGCCGGCAGCCGCCGCATCACCGGCCTGCTCGCGACGGACATCAACCCTTCGACCGCGACGATCACCGAACTGCAGTACGCCGCCGAGGAGTCGGCGACGGCGATCTACCCCGGCGGCCGCGAGGAGCGGATTCCGCTCGGACGCCTCGCGCGTTTCGTCGCCGTCGGCGAAGAAGCGAAACTGCACGACGCGACCGGCGATGAGTCGGGCGCGCCGGAACTCGTGCGCGTGACGGTCGACTCGCCGTTCCTGCAGAGCGGCTTCGTCGTCGCCGACACGCCGGGGCTCGCATCGATCAACCCGGCCCATCGCCGCGCGACGCTGCGCTATCTCCCCGGCGCCGACTCCGTCCTCTATCTCATCGACACGCAGCAGCCGTTCACCGAAGGCGACGCATCGTTTCTGGGGATCGTGCGCCGCTATATCGAGTCGGTCTTCATCGTGCAGACGAAGATCGATCTCTGGCGGATGCGCGAAGGGTCGGCGAACGGCGAGGCTCGCGAGACGTGGCAGGCGGCGGCCCAACGGATCGTCGCGCAGACCGCCCTGCACGCGCCGGGAACGCCGGTCTTCCCGCTCTCCGCGCGCGAGTACGCGGAAGGTCTGCTAGCGCACGACGACGCGCTGATCGCGCAGAGCCGCTTCCGCGAATTTCTCGCCGCGCTCGACGCGTCGTTGGTCGCGACGACCGGCCGCTCCCGTTTGCGCCGCGCCGCCGCCGAGGCGCGGCGGATCGCAACCCACGCCGCCGACGCGTTCGCATTCGAGGCTGCGGCCTGCGAGATGCCGGCCGCCGCGCTGCGCCTGCGGCGCGATGCGATCGCGCCCGTGCTCGACGCGTTCGACGCCGCGGCCCACGCGGGGCAGGAACGTCTGCACGACGCCGGCACGACGCTCGCTGCGGCGACGCGCGCGCAGGGCGCGCAGATGCGCGCGGCGCTCGCGCGAACGCTGCTGCGCGCGTTCGACACCGCCGACGTCGCGCGGCTGCGCGACCGCGCGAAACTCCACATCCTCGTCGACGACGTCCTCGCGACCGCGGTCGGACGTTTCGCCGCCGACATCGCCGAGCTCGTCGCGAAACGCCTGCGCCACGACGCGCGCGCCGCGTCCACCGACGTCGTCGGCGCCGCGCGCGCCGCCGACGCCGAGGGTGCGCTCACACTGCTGCTCGATGCCGTCGCCGCCGAACGTCTTCCCGTCACCGAGAGCGCGGCGGCGGCGTTCGGCGCCGATCCGGCGAGCGGCGCGTGGAGCAGCGACCTCGAGACGGGAATCCGCTCGTCGATCGTGCTCGGAGCGCTCGGCGGGCCGGCCGTCGGCTTCGTCGACGCGATCGCGACCCGCTTTGCGTCGGGGCCGCCCGGGACGTATATGAAGCGCGAGCTGCTCGCCGATCTCGAAGGCGGGATCGCCGCCGCGTTCGATGCCGATCTCGGCGCCTACGTCGACAGGATCGCCGAGCGGATCGCCGCGATCGCGGCGTCGCTGGCAACGCGCGTCGCCGCGCTCGCCCCCCGCGTCCGCGTCGAATCGCTGGGGCCGCTCGAACGCGCGCTCGCATCGCACGCCGCGGGCGCCGACCGTGCCGCAGCAGCACGGGACGCGCGCGCCCGCGCCGGCGAAGTTCACGCGCTCGCGACGCGGATCGAGACGCGCACCGAAGCGTTCGCACGCACGAGCCGCGTCGGCCGCGCCGAGCTCGCCGATCCCGCGGTCCCGCTCGATCCCGCCGCCGGCCGCGCGCAGGTCGCCGTCGAACACCGCTTCGACCCGTCGACCTACGAACACGGGCTCCATCCCGAGCGCTGGCGCGTCGCCCTGCTCGGCGCGTTCAAACGCGGGAAATCGAGCCTGATCAACGCGATCGCCGGCGCGCGCGTCCTCCCCGACGAGGGAAGCGACGTCGAGATGCACTTCCCCGTGCACGTGCGGTACGGTCCGGAGAACAAGGCGTATGCGCTCGGCGACGACGCGGGCTGGAACGCGATCCCGCTCGGCGATGCGCTCGAGGCCGCGACCCGGACGCCGGTGCTGATCGAGACGCCGTGGTCGCTGCCGCGTCAGCTCGTCCTCGTCCACGCGCCGGCGTTCGACTCCGGCTTCCCGCTCGCGCCCGAGATCGCGCGGGCCGCAGCGTCGGCGGCGAGCGAGGTCGTCGCGCTCTTCTCCCGCCAGCTCTCCGACCGCGAACTCGAGCTCTACGGCCGCGTCGCCGAGACCGGAAAAGCGATGACGTTCGTGCACACGATGGCCGATCACGAGGACGCCGCCGAGCGCCGCAACGTGGTGATGCTGGCCGACCGCTACCTGCGCGAACGCGGGATCGCACCGCAGCGCACCTTTACGATCTCGACGCTCGAGTTCCGCGAGGCGCAAGCCGCCGGGCGCGCCCCGGCCGGCTGGAACGAACTCATTGCGCTCCGCTCGACATTAGAGGGGCACGCCGAGGAACACATGGCGCGATTGGAGCGGGCCGAGCGCGACCGCGCCGAACGCGAACGGCTGGCGGCGAGCCGGCCGGTGCAAGAGCAGGCGACGGAGCGCCGCTCGTTCTTGGGACGCCTCTTCGGAGGCCGCTGA
- the nagA gene encoding N-acetylglucosamine-6-phosphate deacetylase, whose protein sequence is MSDTYILGPARIALGDGSLTHGRIAVERGRIARILSEDGHSDLQPPDGALVAPGLIDVHTNGADEFLFNRDQGNAVEVASRAYARQGATGYLAGIMTAPWESMMHAAAEVSEAANELVEKGDPIGARCLGIHFEGPFLNPKFRRVHRGEWILPATMERAQEMVEACRGALVLVTMAPEADGVDEVARFFYDQGIVCSAGHTAAHYREGMLAIGLGFRTVTHAFNAMPPLDHRDPSILAAFIQESRTTVQLICDGYHVSPPMVDLLYRTLHDRLVLTTDNMPPAGSGYRIEGGVVRAEDGTIAGSALLMDQAVRNLMAYADIPFETAIVSATRSPARLLNLDRELGTIEAGKRADLSVWSDEYQVLATIVGGLPVFGGAHLYWPSKASA, encoded by the coding sequence GTGTCCGACACCTATATCCTCGGCCCGGCGCGGATCGCGCTCGGAGACGGCAGCCTGACCCACGGCAGAATCGCCGTCGAACGCGGGAGAATCGCCCGCATCCTGTCCGAGGACGGACACTCCGATCTGCAGCCTCCCGACGGCGCGCTCGTCGCGCCGGGGCTCATCGACGTGCACACCAACGGCGCCGACGAGTTCCTCTTCAACCGCGATCAGGGCAACGCGGTCGAAGTGGCTTCGCGTGCCTACGCGCGCCAGGGCGCGACCGGGTATCTCGCCGGGATCATGACCGCGCCGTGGGAATCGATGATGCACGCCGCCGCCGAAGTCTCCGAAGCGGCGAACGAACTCGTCGAGAAGGGCGACCCGATCGGGGCGCGGTGTCTGGGAATCCACTTCGAGGGACCATTCCTCAACCCGAAGTTCCGCCGCGTCCACCGCGGCGAGTGGATCCTGCCGGCGACGATGGAGCGCGCGCAGGAGATGGTCGAAGCCTGCCGCGGCGCGCTGGTGCTGGTGACGATGGCGCCCGAAGCCGACGGCGTCGACGAGGTTGCACGCTTCTTCTACGATCAAGGGATCGTGTGCTCGGCCGGACACACAGCGGCGCACTACCGCGAAGGGATGCTCGCGATCGGGCTCGGCTTCCGCACCGTCACACATGCGTTCAACGCGATGCCGCCGCTCGATCATCGCGATCCGTCGATCCTTGCAGCGTTCATCCAAGAATCGCGTACGACAGTGCAGCTGATTTGCGACGGCTACCACGTCTCGCCGCCGATGGTCGATCTGCTCTACCGCACCTTGCACGACCGGCTCGTCCTCACCACCGACAACATGCCGCCGGCGGGAAGCGGTTACCGCATCGAAGGCGGGGTCGTCCGCGCCGAGGACGGCACGATTGCGGGGAGCGCGCTGCTGATGGATCAGGCGGTGCGCAACCTGATGGCGTACGCCGACATCCCGTTCGAGACCGCGATCGTCTCGGCGACGCGCAGCCCGGCGCGCCTGCTCAACCTCGACCGCGAGTTGGGGACGATCGAAGCCGGGAAGCGGGCCGACCTCTCGGTGTGGAGCGACGAGTACCAGGTCCTCGCGACGATCGTCGGCGGCTTGCCGGTGTTCGGCGGCGCGCACCTCTACTGGCCCTCGAAGGCGAGCGCCTGA
- a CDS encoding SLC13 family permease, with translation MPVLTVALSACALLCVIVRPLRWNEAWWAAGGALALVLSGALAPAQAAGALARGVDVYLFLIGMMALAEFAREEGVFAWIASVAVRAARGSRARLLALVYGAGIVTTALLSNDATIVVLTPAVIAALRRTDANAEPYVVACALVANAASLALPIANPSNLLFFADGMPPLGTWLTSFGLASLVAIVLTYAALALIFRRAVASPLRVDDGRVAAPRAATLAVLAAAAVALVVTASLGGPLGRVAFGLGIVAALVAALRSADAPLAIARGIAWPVVALTAGLFVIVDALDAAGARALPRELFASAAHLSAPLGRLAVAFAAGFASNVVNNLPVGLDLGAYVGRAHPPQALASAALAGVNLGPNFTTNGSLATLLWLAILRREGVAMSPLRFAAIGLTATPLALAGAALLAR, from the coding sequence GTGCCCGTTCTCACGGTCGCGCTCTCCGCGTGCGCGCTCCTCTGCGTCATCGTGCGCCCGCTTCGCTGGAACGAGGCTTGGTGGGCAGCCGGGGGCGCGCTCGCGCTCGTGCTCAGCGGCGCGCTGGCGCCTGCGCAGGCCGCCGGCGCGCTCGCGCGCGGCGTCGACGTCTATCTGTTTCTGATCGGGATGATGGCCCTCGCCGAGTTCGCGCGCGAGGAGGGCGTGTTCGCGTGGATCGCATCGGTTGCGGTGCGCGCGGCGCGCGGTTCGCGCGCACGTCTGCTCGCGCTCGTCTACGGCGCCGGGATCGTAACGACCGCGCTGCTCTCGAACGACGCCACGATCGTCGTCCTCACGCCGGCGGTGATCGCGGCCTTGCGCCGCACCGACGCGAACGCGGAGCCGTACGTCGTCGCGTGTGCGCTGGTCGCCAACGCCGCGAGCCTCGCGCTCCCGATTGCGAACCCGTCGAACTTGCTCTTCTTCGCCGACGGGATGCCGCCGCTGGGAACGTGGCTGACGTCGTTCGGTCTCGCCTCGCTCGTTGCGATCGTTCTGACCTACGCTGCGCTGGCGCTCATCTTTCGCCGTGCCGTCGCGAGCCCTTTGCGCGTCGACGACGGACGCGTCGCCGCACCGCGCGCGGCGACGCTCGCGGTGCTCGCCGCCGCCGCCGTCGCGCTGGTGGTGACGGCGTCCCTCGGCGGGCCGTTGGGGCGGGTCGCGTTCGGGCTCGGGATCGTCGCCGCGCTCGTCGCCGCCTTGCGCTCCGCAGATGCGCCGCTCGCGATCGCGCGCGGGATCGCCTGGCCCGTCGTCGCACTCACCGCGGGACTCTTCGTCATCGTCGACGCGCTCGATGCCGCCGGCGCGCGTGCGCTTCCGCGCGAACTCTTCGCGTCGGCCGCTCACCTGAGCGCACCGCTGGGCCGGCTCGCCGTTGCGTTCGCCGCGGGCTTTGCGTCGAACGTCGTCAACAACTTGCCGGTGGGGCTCGATCTCGGCGCCTACGTCGGCCGCGCGCATCCGCCGCAGGCGCTGGCGTCGGCGGCGCTTGCGGGCGTGAACCTCGGGCCGAACTTCACCACCAACGGTTCGCTCGCGACGCTGCTGTGGCTCGCGATCCTGCGCCGCGAAGGCGTCGCGATGTCGCCGCTGCGGTTCGCGGCGATCGGTCTGACAGCGACACCGCTGGCGCTCGCAGGCGCCGCGCTCCTTGCGCGCTGA
- a CDS encoding enoyl-CoA hydratase-related protein, with amino-acid sequence MSTPGITIDDRDGVRHVVLDRPEKKNALTAAMYAAMAAAIASAAADGVGAILIAGRGSAFTAGNDLRDFLDHPPHGDDAPVFDFLLALATTDVPIVAAVRGPAIGVGTTMLLHCDLVYAAPTARFKVPFVDLGLVPEAGSSVLLPRRIGRARAGAAFFLGEAMDAETAHAIGIVTALIDDAALDETAESVAAAIAAKPRAAVRETKRLLIASDRDEIVAAIRRESAAFRERLASDEARAAMASFFQGSGARG; translated from the coding sequence ATGAGCACGCCCGGGATTACCATCGACGACCGCGACGGCGTCCGCCACGTCGTCCTCGACCGGCCGGAAAAGAAGAACGCTCTGACGGCGGCGATGTATGCCGCGATGGCCGCGGCGATCGCGTCGGCCGCGGCGGACGGCGTCGGAGCGATTCTCATCGCGGGGCGCGGCAGCGCGTTCACCGCCGGAAACGATCTGCGCGACTTCCTCGATCACCCTCCGCACGGGGACGATGCGCCGGTCTTCGACTTCCTCCTCGCGCTCGCGACCACCGACGTCCCGATCGTCGCCGCGGTACGCGGCCCCGCGATCGGCGTCGGCACCACGATGCTCCTGCACTGCGATCTGGTCTACGCGGCGCCGACCGCGCGCTTCAAGGTGCCGTTCGTCGATCTGGGGCTCGTCCCCGAAGCGGGGAGCAGCGTCCTGCTGCCGCGACGCATCGGGCGTGCGCGTGCCGGCGCCGCGTTCTTCCTCGGCGAGGCGATGGATGCCGAGACGGCGCACGCCATCGGCATCGTCACCGCGCTCATCGACGACGCCGCACTCGACGAGACCGCCGAATCGGTCGCGGCCGCGATCGCGGCGAAACCGCGCGCGGCCGTGCGCGAGACGAAACGGCTGCTGATCGCTAGCGATCGCGACGAGATCGTCGCGGCGATCCGGCGCGAAAGCGCGGCGTTCCGCGAACGGCTCGCTTCCGACGAAGCGCGCGCCGCGATGGCGTCGTTCTTCCAGGGATCCGGCGCCCGCGGATGA
- a CDS encoding SDR family oxidoreductase, which yields MSLGGKTLFVTGASRGIGLAIALRAARDGANVVVAAKTVVPHPKLPGTIHTAAAEIEAAGGKALAVHCDVRDEAQIVAAVDAGAGRFGGIDIVVNNASAIRLGGTAQVDAKAFDLMTGIGPRATYLVTRAALRHLERAANPHVLTLSPPIALHSKWVGDAPAYTFKKYGMTLLTLGFAAEFRDRGIAANALWPRTTIATAAVQNLLGGDAVIAASRRPEIVADAAYAILISDARTRTGNTFIDEDLLRSEGVTDFTRYAVTPGATLADDIFLD from the coding sequence ATGAGCCTGGGGGGGAAAACGCTGTTCGTGACGGGTGCGAGCCGCGGGATTGGTTTGGCGATCGCGCTGCGCGCGGCGCGCGACGGCGCCAACGTCGTCGTCGCTGCGAAAACGGTCGTGCCGCATCCGAAACTGCCGGGGACGATCCACACCGCGGCCGCCGAGATCGAGGCCGCCGGCGGGAAGGCCCTCGCCGTTCACTGCGACGTGCGCGACGAAGCGCAGATCGTCGCGGCCGTCGATGCCGGCGCGGGGCGTTTCGGCGGGATCGACATCGTGGTGAACAACGCGAGCGCGATCCGGCTCGGCGGCACCGCGCAGGTCGATGCGAAGGCATTCGACTTGATGACGGGCATCGGTCCGCGCGCGACCTATCTGGTGACGCGCGCCGCGCTGCGACATCTCGAACGCGCGGCGAACCCGCACGTCCTCACGCTCTCGCCGCCCATCGCGCTGCACTCGAAGTGGGTCGGCGACGCGCCCGCGTACACGTTCAAGAAATACGGGATGACGCTGCTGACGCTGGGCTTCGCAGCGGAGTTCCGCGATCGCGGGATCGCCGCCAACGCGCTCTGGCCGCGCACGACGATCGCGACCGCCGCGGTCCAGAACCTCCTCGGCGGCGACGCCGTCATCGCCGCCTCGCGCAGGCCCGAGATCGTCGCCGACGCCGCGTACGCGATCCTCATCAGCGACGCGCGCACGCGGACCGGGAACACGTTCATCGACGAGGACCTCCTGCGGTCGGAGGGCGTGACCGACTTCACGCGTTACGCCGTGACGCCCGGTGCGACGCTGGCCGACGACATCTTTCTGGACTAG